Part of the Acropora palmata chromosome 10, jaAcrPala1.3, whole genome shotgun sequence genome, aattatagtGGAATGAAAGGCGTTctttaattccgtgtggagagagtgtaccccgttaaaagatgaatttttgttcgaaatTTTTGCGGCTCTCtgtgtttccgtggtgtaagcatagcccgcaaatagtcatgttgtggtggaaGTGATTAGGTAGATTGAACTCgcgcgcaactggtttggatGCATCtatgtggtttttttttctacgtctcgtaggtgttcgcgaaaGCGGTCCACCAATCTTCTTCCTGTTTCGCTTATGTAGATTCTTGCATAGTGTGCAGATTATGCAACAGGTGACATTTACGGAGAAGCATGTAAagtggtcagtgactttagcGGATctattgggtcctgagatcgtAACTGTGTTTGAAATAAAGGGGCAAGTTTTGCGTCGTGTGCGtttacatgtgaaggttcctggtttgGTTGTCAGGCTTAAATGCACTCCTAAATAAGAAATTAtgtaagtttttgtcgcgtttgaatgaaatgagtggtggcagagaaaatatgtgtttagtttcggaagcgttgcggagaattttgaagtttttgagaatgacatttttgatttcaAGGTTTTGCGGGTGGCAAGCACATTTCCTCgaatttgttgttaaagtcggaaacgtcactgcagaggcgtctcagtctgagaaattgagagaatggaatggcattttttacgtgttgtggatgagaggacgaatgcaacaaatagttatgagaatcagccGGTTTGTAGTGTGCGCTAGTACAaaaaccgttgtcgttgatagaaagttttaatctcgaggaaagctaatgaatttccAGAAATTTCGCAAGTGTATTTTAGCTcgggtgaaaagaattgaccgaggaaataaataggttgagttcttctctgctggatgaagtagcaccgacgcagtcatcgatgtattCGTAGAGTTTataaagatcagcttttggTATTTGgcagttggagaaaaatttgttttcgatgtagcctacgaagaggttggcgtagctaggtcccattttggttcccatttgcaacaccgttgatttgtttttgtagtagttgtcaccaaatgaaaaacagttgagtgtgagaaccagttcAGCTAGACCGAGTCACGGTTTCCAATctcggttttttgataggacgttgattgaaaaagtatttgagtggttggaggccttcattcttaggaattacagtgtaaaatgtatatgaaatgtatatttgtactgcatatttgtatttcatacacatttcacatcatttcactgcaggggaagatatgaactcaacaaattgacctcgctccaaATGTCTCGCTtgacagctcagttggtcgagcatcgcaccggtcaTCGCGGAGACCACGAGTTCGAAttccgttgaagccctgatatttttcaggcctcttccttccaattgcttaaaagttgaaaatttactgcgatgatcactcttcactttgaattacagtgtataagGATGTTACGTccatgataaaaatgattttgttctcgcccgagaaattgaaattacggagAATTTGAAGTGCGGTGGTTGCTGACTTTGATACATGAATTTAGTGATTTGGCCATGGGTGCCATGACTTTGTCTCTTTGTCTCGTCGTAGGCTAcatcgaaaacaaacttcaattGATTAGATGAATAAGTAAATAGGCTGGTCAACTTAAACGACCTACATCTCATTAAAACCTCCAAGAACATCTGTCCCAAGAACCGGTTTGACCATCCCTCTTTCACCTCATGAACCTAAGTGACGTGAATATCAAAACCCTCTTCTTGAAACCCCTACCCTCAAGATCTAGTCTTTCTGCACTAAGCACAGAGCTGCTGGTTCAAGATTAGTTCGAGATCATTCAGATGTTTCACCTTgaacaaagtaataaagtGTCATCATCGCACATAAGTAAAAGGcaagaaacaaagagttgATTGATAGGTTTGAAATGTgtagaaaaaaacagcaatcatgCGTCTAAAAACATCCTTGAATCCAAACTGCTGCCATGGCCATTAACAGATAAAATAAATCTCTCCGTTGTAGAGGAAGcattgaaagtaaaagtagGTTAAATCAATTGACAACTATTCCTCTAGAACATGTTACTTCGACTGGAAAGCGTattattttttcgtttgttgCACTAACTCAttactcatttctttctttatttatggtaaaaagaaatgagtGACAAAGACGGACATGATAGGGTCTAcaaagccattaagtatcatgaaaaacatttgaaaattgcaaaagaaaacggtgattgggccggagaaggaggagcttatggaaatctcggtattgcttaccagtcactgggtgactataaaaaagccattgagtattataaaaaacatttgaaaattgcaaaagaaatcggtgatcgggccggagaaggaggagcttatggaaatctcggtaatgcttaccagtcgctgggtgactatcaaaaagccatcgagtatcatgaaaagtgtttgaaaattgcaaaagaaatcggtgatcgggccgtagaaggaggagcttatggaaatctcggtaatgcttaccagtcaatgggtgactatcaaagagccatcgagtatcatgaaaaagatttgaaaattgcaaaagaaagcggtgatcgggccggagaaggacgagcttatggaaatctcggtaatgcttacaagtcaatgggtgactatcaaagagccatcgagtatcatgaaaaacatttgaaaattgcaaaagaaagcggtgatcgggccggagaaggacgagcttatggaaatctcggtaatgcttacaagtcactgggtgactatcaaaaagccatcgagtatcatgaaaagtgtttgaaaattgcaaaagaaatcggtgatcgggccgtagaaggaggagcttatggaaatctcggtaatgcttaccagtcaatgggtgactatcaaagagccatcgagtatcatgaaaaagatttgaaaattgcaaaagaaagcggtgatcgggccggagaaggacgagcttatggaaatctcggtaatgcttacaagtcaatgggtgactatcaaagagccatcgagtatcatgaaaaacatttgaaaattgcaaaagaaagcggtgatcgggccggagaaggacgagcttatggaaatctcggtaatgcttacaagtcactgggtgactatcaaaaagccatcgagtatcatgaaaaacgtttgaaaattgcaaaagaaatcggtgatcgggccggagaaggaggagcttacggaaatctcggtaatgcttaccggtcactgggtgactatcaaaaagccatcgagtatgatgaaaagtgtttgaaaattgcaaaagaaatcggtgatcgggccggagaaggacgagcttatggaaatctcggtaatgcttaccagtcaatGGGTggctatcaaaaagccatcgagtatcatgaaaaagatttgaaaattgcaaaagaaatcggtgatcgggccggagaaggaggagcttacggaaatctcggtaatgcttaccggtcactgggtgactatcaaaaagccatcgagtatgatgaaaagtgtttgaaaattgcaaaagaaatcggtgatcgggccggagaaggaggagcttatggaaatctcggtaatgcttaccagtcgctgggtgactatcaaaaagccatcgagtatcatgaaaagtgtttgaaaattgcaaaagaaatcggtgatcgggccgtagaaggaaaagcttatggaaatctcggtaatgcttaccagtcaatgggtgactatcaaagaGCCATTGAGtatgatgaaaaatatttgaaaattgcaaaagaaatcggtgatcgggccggagaaggaggagcctatgggaatctcggtaatgcttacaagtcaatgggtgactatcaaagaGCCATCGAGtatgatgaaaaatatttgaaaattgcaaaaaaaatcggtgatcgggccggagaaggacgagcttatggaaatctcggtaatgcttaccagtcgctgggtgactatcaaaaagccatcgagtatcatgaaaagtgtttgaaaattgcaaaagaaatcggtgatccggccggagaaggaggagcctatgggaatctcggtaatgcttacaagtcaatgggtgactatcaaagaGCCATCGAGtatgatgaaaaatatttgaaaattgcaaaaaaaatcggtgatcgggccagagaaggaggagcctatgggaatctcggtaatgcttacaagtcaatgggtgactatcaaagagccatcgagtatcatgaaaaacatttgaaaattgcaaaagaaatcggtgatcgggccggtgAAGGACAAGcttatggaagtctcggtaatgcttaccggtcactgggtgactatcaaaaagcaatcgagtatgatgaaaaatgtttgaaaattgcaaaagaaatcggtgatcgggcaacagaaggaggagcctatgggaATCTCGATAATGCTTACgtctcactgggtgactatcaaaaagccattaagtattataaaaaacgtttaaaaattgcaaaagaaatcggtgatcgggccggagaaggaggagcttatggaagtctcggtaatgcttaccagtcactgggtgactatcaaaaagccatcgagtatcatgaaaaagatttgaaaattgcaaaagaaatcggtgatcgggccggagaaggacgagcttatggaaatctcggtaatgcttaccagtcactgggtgactatcaaaaagccatcgagtatcatgaaaagtgtttgaaaattgcaaaagaaatcggtgatcgggccgtagaaggacgagcttatggaaatctcggtaatggttaccagtcactgggtgactatcaaaaagccatcgagtatcatgaaaaacgtttgaaaattgcaaaagaaatcggtgatcgggctggagaaggacgagcttttCACAACATTGGAATTCGATTCTTTTCTCTTGGAAAATTCGAAAATGCGGCAGATAGTTTTGGTTACGCTGTGGAAGCCTTTGATGCTGTAAGATCTTGCTTAAAGTCTAAAGatgattggaaaataaactttcgtgAGCTGTACGAGACGACGAACACTTTCTTATGGAAGTCGTTGCTAGGACTTGAAAAGTTGGAGGAGGCTTTGTTTGCAGCTGAACGGGGACGAGCGCAGACCTTGACTGATAATTTGCTGACTCAATATAAACTCCCTCCGTCCTTGTTAGCTCCCACAGTTCACCTGAAAGAGACTTTACCTCGCCTCTTCACAGAGCTTTCTTCGCCAACTCTTTTTCTAGCAATTGAAGGACTTACGATCAACATCTGGCTTCTAAGCAGGGGAAAGCAAGTTACCTTTCGGAAAGGGAGGCTGGAGGGTGATAGAAGAGACAAATATCCTGTACGCTCGTTAATGCAATCATGTTTAGAAAAAATAGGAACTGATGTTCGTGTAAGATGTGAAGATCGCACATTTGATGAACTCACCCATGATTGCCCGTTTAGCAGAGAAGTGTGCGAAgtagaaaagaaatcatttcagTCTTTAGACAATCCTTTTAAGGTTTTTTATGATGCAGTTGTTGGCCCAATTGTTGACATGCTTGGACCTCAAGACGACGAGATGGTCATTGTTCCTAATGGTGCGCTGTGCTTTACTCCATGGGCCGCAGTTATTGAATCGATTAGGATTCGCACTGTTCCATCTcttacaagttatcaattgatcttaaATGTACCCGAAGGCCATCACAACAAGACAGGTGCGCTCTTGGTCGGAAATCCTtgcttgaaagatttgaaggGAGTCTGGCATGACTTACCATGTGCTCAAAAGGAAGTAGAATCAattgcatcaattctcaaCACGACACCTCTAGTCGGGagacaggcaacaaaagctgaagtgatgaaacagatgtcgtcagttggtttaattcatattgctgcCCACGGAAACGAACTCACTGGAGAAATTGCCTTGTCCCCAAACCCTGGATGGACTTCACAATTCCCTCAGAAGAaggattttattttaaaaatgtccgATGTGCAGGCTGCCAAtcttcgagctcgtcttgtggtcttaagttgctgtcacagtggacgaggcagaATCTTGAAGGGCgagggtgtggtcggtatcgcacgtgccttcttggcagctggtgctcgttctgtgttggtggccctgtgggcaatagatgacgaagcgaccatggtgttcatgaaaagattctaccaacacctgaaggaaggaaaacccGCCAGTGTTGCTGTTCACCAATCGATAAAATGCCTTCGAGAATCTAAGAAGTTTTCTGAGATGAGATactgggctccattccaaATTATCGGAGATGACGTGAAGATTGAATTCAAGGTGGATGATAAtgtcaaagaatgaaaaaagttaactgtttcagtttgtttcttttcttttgtcacgtGGCGAGATTTTAGTAGAACTTGAGAAAAAGCTTGCTTCACAACGCGGCAATCCCACTCTATCCGCCTATTTTTTACAGaactacaacaataattaaagtatgaaagatgtgttatattatattaataattaaagtaGAAAGGACTTTCACTATCATTTACCAAGATTTGTCTGCCTTTTTTCGATTTATCAATAATGCGACGTGTGATGGAAGTATATTTCAAAGACAGTACCTGGTAGGCTTGTGACGAATCAATACGCGCATAATAACTCATTTGTCTTAATAAAGTATATTAcattgtaaaacaacaaatatattacGCGTCTAGTTCCAGTGATGTAAGCAAGTTACTTCTTTTCGCGTACAAACACcgcaaaaactgaataaatacAAAGGCGCTGTAAACGGTATTTCAAaacctcattaataattcatagcATAATTCATGAGTGTCTTTATTTCTGATATAGACACGGCTCAGTTTTACGTCTGATTTTCTAGGGCTAAATAACCCATAATCGAAATGTTAGTGTAGGAATCATGGATGGATGAACATTAAAGCTTTTGAAGCGGTTCTATAAATTTGCAATTCGTGTTTTATCAAGCCGTAAAACAATTGGCAACGCCGAGGGTTTTACACGTGATAAAACACCACTACTCATTTATTAATCATTACTTAGCAAAGTGAATCTGGTTTAGCGTGGTATATAACCTCATATACAACGGTACGCGTCATCACAGTGGTCAAAATGTGGACTCACGAGGTGCAGCCGAATGAGTCAACAGCCGCAAATTTTGACCACTGTTCTGACGCATGCTGTTGTATATAAGAACATAATTTTACCTTCATggcagaagagaaaaaaaaaagacgaaaaaagcttaaaataaGTTACAGTAAATTCCGCAAGCAGAGCTGCGTTTTCCTTTCACTGCCTATATTGAGAACTTACGttcacattttatttatttaatgccGTGCAATCCTAGTAAGATAAGAAGCATTGCAAGTCTTCAACCATCACGCATAACACATTTTTATCCGTTCATTTCTCTGCACAAAGAGCGCAAAAATGTTACCAAGCGAGAATTGCGAACAGGGGAAACATTTGACTCAGATATGTTACATTTCggaacttttgcattttttgttagGATTGGTTCCTGCTGTGGCACTTTATGGATGTGGctttgtgaaatttgctaCCGTGACTTTTGGAAT contains:
- the LOC141894329 gene encoding uncharacterized protein LOC141894329, which translates into the protein MSDKDGHDRVYKAIKYHEKHLKIAKENGDWAGEGGAYGNLGIAYQSLGDYKKAIEYYKKHLKIAKEIGDRAGEGGAYGNLGNAYQSLGDYQKAIEYHEKCLKIAKEIGDRAVEGGAYGNLGNAYQSMGDYQRAIEYHEKDLKIAKESGDRAGEGRAYGNLGNAYKSMGDYQRAIEYHEKHLKIAKESGDRAGEGRAYGNLGNAYKSLGDYQKAIEYHEKCLKIAKEIGDRAVEGGAYGNLGNAYQSMGDYQRAIEYHEKDLKIAKESGDRAGEGRAYGNLGNAYKSMGDYQRAIEYHEKHLKIAKESGDRAGEGRAYGNLGNAYKSLGDYQKAIEYHEKRLKIAKEIGDRAGEGGAYGNLGNAYRSLGDYQKAIEYDEKCLKIAKEIGDRAGEGRAYGNLGNAYQSMGGYQKAIEYHEKDLKIAKEIGDRAGEGGAYGNLGNAYRSLGDYQKAIEYDEKCLKIAKEIGDRAGEGGAYGNLGNAYQSLGDYQKAIEYHEKCLKIAKEIGDRAVEGKAYGNLGNAYQSMGDYQRAIEYDEKYLKIAKEIGDRAGEGGAYGNLGNAYKSMGDYQRAIEYDEKYLKIAKKIGDRAGEGRAYGNLGNAYQSLGDYQKAIEYHEKCLKIAKEIGDPAGEGGAYGNLGNAYKSMGDYQRAIEYDEKYLKIAKKIGDRAREGGAYGNLGNAYKSMGDYQRAIEYHEKHLKIAKEIGDRAGEGQAYGSLGNAYRSLGDYQKAIEYDEKCLKIAKEIGDRATEGGAYGNLDNAYVSLGDYQKAIKYYKKRLKIAKEIGDRAGEGGAYGSLGNAYQSLGDYQKAIEYHEKDLKIAKEIGDRAGEGRAYGNLGNAYQSLGDYQKAIEYHEKCLKIAKEIGDRAVEGRAYGNLGNGYQSLGDYQKAIEYHEKRLKIAKEIGDRAGEGRAFHNIGIRFFSLGKFENAADSFGYAVEAFDAVRSCLKSKDDWKINFRELYETTNTFLWKSLLGLEKLEEALFAAERGRAQTLTDNLLTQYKLPPSLLAPTVHLKETLPRLFTELSSPTLFLAIEGLTINIWLLSRGKQVTFRKGRLEGDRRDKYPVRSLMQSCLEKIGTDVRVRCEDRTFDELTHDCPFSREVCEVEKKSFQSLDNPFKVFYDAVVGPIVDMLGPQDDEMVIVPNGALCFTPWAAVIESIRIRTVPSLTSYQLILNVPEGHHNKTGALLVGNPCLKDLKGVWHDLPCAQKEVESIASILNTTPLVGRQATKAEVMKQMSSVGLIHIAAHGNELTGEIALSPNPGWTSQFPQKKDFILKMSDVQAANLRARLVVLSCCHSGRGRILKGEGVVGIARAFLAAGARSVLVALWAIDDEATMVFMKRFYQHLKEGKPASVAVHQSIKCLRESKKFSEMRYWAPFQIIGDDVKIEFKVDDNVKE